Proteins encoded within one genomic window of Besnoitia besnoiti strain Bb-Ger1 chromosome II, whole genome shotgun sequence:
- a CDS encoding hypothetical protein (encoded by transcript BESB_036460), whose protein sequence is MSASKQSSPKPSGAVPTSPTAGKKSRVQKPDALRAVRKHADGDTEGDHTPTTANVVSQQVLEDVIDSGAALLYQRRMDRMCFSFAAYCTWKVLLSNVRMCCIEFDPGDSDTDASLWACGEIPDPAPLDTWAPGSLALRTLPASIIPTQIPKRNAKSSIKTMEKADDHHPTRRFLLPPCWLPHVSVCSKASVPAQR, encoded by the coding sequence ATGTCCGCTTCCAAGCAAAGCTCGCCGAAACCGAGCGGTGCCGTGCCGACCTCCCCGACGGCAGGCAAGAAGAGCCGCGTACAGAAGCCGGATGCTCTGAGAGCGGTTCGCAAGCATGCCGATGGTGACACAGAGGGAGATCATACTCCAACTACGGCCAACGTCGTCAGTCAGCAGGTCCTCGAAGATGTGATTGATAGCGGCGCAGCTCTTCTTTATCAAAGGCGAATGGATCGAATGTGCTTTTCCTTTGCAGCGTATTGTACCTGGAAAGTTCTGCTCTCAAACGTCAGAATGTGCTGTATAGAGTTTGATCCAGGCGACAGTGATACCGATGCCTCGCTGTGGGCGTGCGGAGAAATACCGgaccccgcccccctcgaCACGTGGGCACCTGGGAGCTTAGCACTGAGAACACTGCCGGCTTCCATTATTCCAACCCAGATTCCTAAGCGGAATGCAAAATCCAGCATCAAAACCATGGAAAAAGCAGATGATCATCATCCTACCAGAAGATTCCTCTTGCCTCCTTGCTGGCTGCCACACGTCTCCGTGTGTTCAAAAGCTTCAGTGCCCGCTCAACGCTAA